Proteins from one Leptonema illini DSM 21528 genomic window:
- a CDS encoding MFS transporter, with amino-acid sequence MTHKQTSDRLRRSIIVLSAVILPYILVYFHRVAPAVVVDPIMKDFAIDASTVGLLASLYFLVYTFLQVPAGILSDWLGPRMTISAGTAFAALGSLLFGFAPTIEWAFVGRFAVGVGVSFIFVPILRLHTTWFEPRHFATLSGLTLLVGNTGALLASYPLATLSAFAGWRSAFFITGAVGLLAALIAALLIKDSPTAAGLETPAGAPTVQKATFRSATLGMLGVMRRPVNWVPFLIFAGLYGTIMGFQGAWGSAFLQDVYGLPPVDASTLLFAMGLGMLIGCPAVGWLTDRTGRLTIVFTVGVALFLTLLVLLEWLPGSTVPVSRPALWLLLFSLGLSASVFILTWPMARAQNDPQAAGSATGFSNMGGFLGGAIVPALFGKLLESHKTGALTTQGRPVFEASGYEYGFLIFFAATAMSLLLLLFSILRERR; translated from the coding sequence GTGACTCACAAGCAAACATCGGATCGCCTGCGCCGCAGTATCATCGTTCTTTCGGCAGTCATCCTTCCTTATATTCTCGTCTACTTTCATCGCGTTGCGCCGGCCGTCGTCGTCGATCCGATCATGAAGGACTTCGCCATCGACGCCTCCACCGTCGGATTGCTTGCCTCACTCTATTTTCTTGTGTATACATTCTTGCAGGTTCCGGCCGGCATCCTGTCGGACTGGCTGGGGCCCCGCATGACGATCAGCGCGGGCACGGCCTTTGCCGCCCTCGGCTCGTTACTCTTCGGATTTGCTCCGACCATCGAGTGGGCGTTCGTCGGACGTTTTGCCGTCGGCGTCGGTGTATCGTTTATCTTCGTTCCCATCCTGCGTCTGCATACGACGTGGTTTGAGCCCCGGCACTTTGCCACGCTGTCGGGGCTAACGCTCCTGGTCGGTAACACGGGCGCCCTGCTTGCCTCGTATCCTCTGGCCACGCTCAGCGCATTCGCCGGATGGCGATCCGCTTTCTTTATTACCGGCGCCGTCGGATTGCTGGCCGCTCTCATTGCCGCCCTGCTGATCAAAGACTCGCCAACCGCTGCCGGTCTGGAAACACCTGCCGGAGCGCCGACAGTGCAGAAGGCGACCTTTCGTTCCGCCACGCTTGGCATGCTGGGCGTGATGCGCCGTCCGGTGAACTGGGTTCCGTTTTTGATCTTCGCCGGGCTATATGGCACGATCATGGGCTTTCAGGGCGCCTGGGGCTCGGCCTTTTTACAGGATGTGTACGGTCTGCCGCCCGTCGACGCTTCGACTCTGCTCTTTGCGATGGGCCTCGGTATGCTCATCGGCTGTCCGGCCGTAGGCTGGCTTACCGATCGCACGGGGCGGTTAACGATCGTCTTCACCGTCGGAGTGGCCCTATTCCTGACCCTGCTTGTTCTGCTTGAATGGCTTCCGGGCAGTACAGTGCCTGTTTCACGGCCTGCCCTGTGGCTGCTTCTTTTCTCACTCGGACTCTCCGCCTCTGTGTTTATACTCACGTGGCCGATGGCCCGCGCGCAGAACGATCCTCAAGCGGCAGGCAGCGCCACCGGTTTCTCGAACATGGGCGGATTCCTTGGTGGCGCCATCGTGCCGGCACTGTTTGGGAAACTCCTGGAGAGCCATAAAACGGGCGCACTCACGACACAGGGCCGTCCTGTATTTGAGGCATCCGGTTACGAATACGGG
- the secE gene encoding preprotein translocase subunit SecE yields the protein MGVRSSPDLPAVVYYMWKFLKETREEMRHVVWPAREEVVNSTIVVMVSVVVISLFLYSTDFVFEKIFEFFVGLGSG from the coding sequence ATGGGAGTTCGATCCTCCCCCGACCTGCCAGCGGTGGTCTATTATATGTGGAAGTTTTTAAAAGAGACCAGAGAAGAAATGCGGCACGTTGTGTGGCCGGCAAGAGAAGAAGTCGTGAACTCGACCATCGTCGTTATGGTGTCGGTCGTCGTGATCTCTCTTTTCCTGTACTCCACCGACTTCGTATTCGAAAAGATTTTCGAATTCTTCGTCGGCCTGGGCTCGGGTTGA
- the nusG gene encoding transcription termination/antitermination protein NusG, translated as MKQWYVIKTYAGHEKKAKTNIEKMVESRGLLARVGQISVPTIKMAEMKGGKKRIVEKKFMPGYVIAELDLDDNLQALIRRLPSISGFVGNPDPQPLTADEVKNLLNVQSQEEEEANVTSMLFRVGETVKIIDGPFANFAGVVDEIMPEKGRLRVRVEIFGQATPVELDYLQVASNVG; from the coding sequence ATGAAGCAGTGGTATGTAATTAAGACGTATGCCGGCCATGAGAAGAAGGCCAAGACGAACATCGAGAAGATGGTGGAAAGCCGCGGCCTTCTTGCGCGAGTAGGGCAGATCAGTGTTCCTACTATTAAGATGGCTGAGATGAAAGGCGGGAAGAAGCGCATCGTCGAGAAGAAGTTTATGCCCGGCTATGTTATCGCCGAGCTGGATCTTGATGATAACCTTCAGGCGCTGATCCGCAGGCTTCCTTCTATTTCGGGCTTTGTCGGGAATCCTGACCCTCAGCCGCTTACGGCGGACGAGGTGAAGAATCTTCTGAACGTACAGAGTCAGGAAGAAGAAGAGGCGAATGTAACGAGCATGCTCTTTCGTGTTGGTGAGACGGTCAAAATCATTGATGGACCGTTTGCCAACTTTGCAGGCGTCGTAGATGAAATTATGCCCGAAAAAGGGCGATTGCGAGTTCGTGTGGAGATCTTCGGGCAGGCCACTCCGGTGGAGTTGGATTACCTGCAGGTCGCCTCGAACGTCGGATGA
- the rplK gene encoding 50S ribosomal protein L11 — protein sequence MAQKKIVTQIKLQVQAGKATPAPPVGPALGQHGLNIMEFCKQFNERTKNDVGIKIPVVITAYSDRSFTFITKSPPAPLLIKKELGLEAAAATPGKTIVGKIKRSQLEKIAEIKKEDLNCYDTAAAVRILAGSCRSMGIEVED from the coding sequence ATGGCACAGAAGAAAATCGTCACTCAGATCAAACTCCAGGTGCAAGCCGGTAAGGCGACACCCGCTCCTCCGGTAGGTCCGGCTCTCGGTCAGCACGGCCTGAACATTATGGAGTTCTGCAAGCAGTTTAATGAACGCACAAAGAACGACGTGGGCATCAAAATCCCCGTTGTGATCACGGCATACTCTGATCGTAGTTTTACATTTATTACGAAGTCACCGCCGGCTCCTCTTCTTATTAAGAAAGAGCTCGGGCTTGAGGCGGCGGCTGCCACTCCCGGCAAGACGATCGTAGGAAAGATCAAAAGATCACAGCTTGAGAAAATCGCTGAGATCAAGAAAGAAGACCTGAACTGTTATGATACGGCAGCAGCCGTCCGCATCCTTGCCGGATCCTGCCGTTCGATGGGTATTGAGGTGGAGGACTGA
- the rplA gene encoding 50S ribosomal protein L1, whose product MNRGKKWKAAYEKINPGELLSVEEAASKIGELSTTKFDGSVDASLKIGYKSLQNVRGIVRLPHGTGKNIRVCVIAKADKHAAAKEAGAEFVGAEDIIEKIQTEKWTDFDACIATPDMMPKIGKLGQILGRKGLMPKPKAGTVTDDVATAIKNVKAGQVEYKADKTGVVAVPVGRVSFGQEKLAENIRHLYQSIIRDKPSDAKGEYVKTLHISPTMGPALKINARNLI is encoded by the coding sequence ATGAATCGCGGTAAGAAATGGAAAGCGGCCTACGAAAAAATTAATCCGGGCGAGCTGCTCTCGGTAGAAGAAGCTGCCTCGAAAATCGGCGAGCTGTCGACGACGAAATTTGACGGGTCGGTAGATGCCTCCCTCAAAATCGGCTACAAATCGCTACAGAATGTGCGCGGTATCGTGCGCCTGCCGCATGGCACGGGTAAAAACATCCGTGTATGCGTCATCGCCAAGGCCGACAAGCATGCTGCGGCGAAAGAAGCCGGCGCTGAGTTTGTCGGCGCAGAAGACATCATTGAAAAGATTCAGACTGAAAAGTGGACGGATTTCGATGCTTGCATCGCTACTCCTGACATGATGCCGAAAATCGGTAAACTCGGTCAGATCCTCGGTCGTAAGGGCCTCATGCCCAAGCCGAAGGCCGGAACGGTCACCGATGATGTCGCTACGGCGATCAAGAACGTGAAGGCCGGTCAGGTTGAGTACAAGGCCGATAAAACCGGCGTTGTAGCCGTCCCCGTCGGGCGTGTCTCGTTTGGCCAGGAGAAGCTGGCAGAGAACATCCGTCATCTTTATCAATCGATCATCAGAGATAAGCCCTCTGATGCGAAGGGCGAGTATGTGAAAACCCTTCATATCTCTCCGACCATGGGCCCTGCTCTTAAGATCAATGCCCGAAATCTTATCTGA
- the rplJ gene encoding 50S ribosomal protein L10: MPSVENKDKIETISAILKEKPNFVVTTYSGLDVEKLTKLRGQIRQANGTMKVLKNTLFHLALSQSEAHKEAADGLKDVLKGPCAVIFVTDDVPTVAKIVVNEGKTEDKLALKGGYFEGRFLPKSEVQAIADLPSRGELLAIIGRGLNTPATKIATGINQIMAALARGIKAVAEKNS; the protein is encoded by the coding sequence ATGCCCTCCGTAGAAAACAAAGATAAAATCGAAACCATTTCTGCCATACTGAAAGAGAAGCCGAATTTCGTCGTCACGACGTACTCGGGCCTCGATGTGGAGAAGCTTACAAAGCTGCGCGGACAGATCCGTCAGGCCAACGGGACGATGAAGGTTCTTAAGAACACTCTCTTCCACCTTGCCCTGTCTCAGTCCGAAGCCCATAAAGAGGCGGCCGACGGACTGAAAGACGTTCTGAAAGGACCCTGTGCCGTAATCTTCGTAACAGACGACGTTCCGACTGTTGCGAAGATCGTGGTGAACGAGGGGAAGACCGAGGATAAGCTCGCCCTGAAAGGCGGCTACTTTGAGGGGCGCTTTCTTCCGAAGAGCGAGGTTCAGGCCATTGCCGATCTGCCTTCGAGAGGCGAGCTGCTTGCCATCATCGGTCGCGGCCTGAATACGCCGGCTACGAAAATCGCAACCGGCATCAATCAGATTATGGCCGCACTCGCTCGGGGTATCAAGGCCGTTGCGGAAAAAAATAGTTAA
- the rplL gene encoding 50S ribosomal protein L7/L12, whose amino-acid sequence MSVDALLEQIGSLTLVEAAELVKKMEDKFGISTAAPVAMAAVAAPGAGAASDEDASFNVVLKGFGDKKIDVIKVVREETGLGLKEAKDLVEKGGQTVKEGLSKADSDTLKKKLEDVGAQVELVKV is encoded by the coding sequence ATGTCAGTAGATGCATTGCTTGAGCAGATTGGTTCGCTCACTCTCGTTGAGGCAGCTGAACTCGTAAAAAAGATGGAAGACAAATTCGGCATCTCCACAGCCGCTCCGGTGGCTATGGCTGCAGTTGCTGCACCTGGTGCTGGCGCTGCTTCCGATGAAGACGCAAGCTTCAACGTAGTTCTGAAGGGCTTCGGTGACAAAAAGATCGACGTAATCAAAGTCGTTCGTGAAGAAACCGGTCTGGGCCTCAAAGAAGCGAAGGATCTTGTTGAGAAGGGCGGTCAGACTGTGAAAGAAGGTCTTTCTAAGGCTGATTCCGACACTCTCAAGAAAAAGCTGGAAGACGTTGGAGCTCAAGTCGAGCTTGTCAAGGTCTGA